The following is a genomic window from Crossiella equi.
TCGGCGACCCGCCACAGCCGCAGCACACCGTTGCCGCCCGCGGTGGCCAGCACCGCGCTGTCCGGCCGGAACGCCAGGCTGTACACGGCGTTCTGGCCCGTCTCGACCGTCCGCAGGGGTCTGCTGAGGTTGTCCAGGTCCCACACGTCGACCACCCCGGAGTCGCCGCCGGTGGCCAGCAGCCGCCCGTCCGGGCTGAACGCCACCCCGGCGGAGGCGCGGTCGGGGCCCACCGCCCACTCCCGCCACAGCTTCGGGTGCTCGCGGTCGCCGAGGTCCCAGACGCGCACCACACCGTCGCTGTGTGCGGTGGCCACCCGGCGGCCGTCCGGGTGGAAGGCCAGCTCGTAGGTGTCCACGTCCAGGCCGGTGGCCAGGTCCGACAGCCGCCGGGAGCGGGCGGGGTCGCGCACGTCCCAGCGCAGCAGGCGGCCGTCGTGGCCGACCGCGACCAGCTGCGTGCTGTCCGGGCTGAACCGCGCCGAGTTCAGTCGCGCGCCGCCGCCATCGGTGAGCGGCCCGCCGAGCGGGGACAGCTTGAGCCGGTCCCGCACCTCCCACAGCCGCACGCCGCCCTCCTCGCCGACGCTGGCCAGCAGCGTGCCGCCCTGGCCGTAGGCGACCTGGTGCACGCGCCGCTGGTGCGCGACGGTGCTGGTGGCCAGCGGCCGGGTGCGGGTGCTGACCAGGCGGCTGCGCACCGCCTCGTCCTCGGGGCGCATGCGGTGCGCGGCCACCAGCAGCTGAGCGGACAGCGTCGGGTCGGCCTCGGCCAGCCGGTCGGCCTCGGAGACGACCTGCCGGAAGGTGGCCTCGTCCCGCTGGTCGGCTGCGATGCCCCACTGCACGCTGGCCACCACCGCGGCCAGGCTCGCGATCAGGGCGAAGACCACCACGGCCACCGACAGCTGCCGCTGCCTGCGCTGCCGCCGTCTGCCGTGCTCGCGTTCCCGCTCGCGCTCGGACCGGGAGGCGGCCAGGAACTCCCGTTCCCGCACGGTCATCGACGCCCCGTCCCCGGCCGCCCAGTCCAGGGCGCGGTCCAGCCGGGTGCCCCGGTACAGGGCGGCCGGGTCGCGGTGCAGGGACTCCCAGGTCGCGGCGGCCTCGGTGAGCTGGCGGTGGGTGCGCAGACCCTCGCGGTCGGCGGAGAGCCAGTCGTGCAGCCGGGGCCAGGCGTGCAGCAGCACCTCGTGGCTGATCTCCAGGGTGTCCCGGTCGGCGGTGACCAGCCGCGCGGCGGTCAGGGCCTCGACGACGTGCGCGGCGGCCGGGGAGCTGTCCAGCTCGCCCCGGCCGACCCGGCGCCGGGTGTCCTCGGTGCCCTCGCCCAGCGTGGTCAGGCGCAGGAACAGGTCGCGGGCGATGCCCTGCCCGGCCTCGTCCAGCCCGGCGTAGACGGTCTCGGCGGTGCGCGCGATGGCGTGCGCGATGCCCCCGGCCTCCTGGTACCCGCGCAGCGTGAGGGTGTTGCCCCGCCGCCGGAACCAGGTCTCCAGCAGCGCGTGCGAGACCAGCGGCAACGCCCCCGGACGGCCCGCCGCCTCGGCCATCAGCACCGCCAGCAGCGCACTCTCCAGGCGCTGCCCGGCGGCCAGCGCGGGCCGGGTGACGGCCTCGCGCAGCTCGTCGGCGGTCATCGGGCCGAGCAGCACCTGCGCGTCGCGCAGGGCCGTGGCCAGCTCGGCGTGGGCGGCGCAGTGGGTGAGGAAGTCGGTCCGCACCCCGAGCACCACGCGCACCCGGCTGGTCTCGGCCCGCACCGCGTGCAGCAGCAGCGCGAGGAAGGCCTCCCGCTCGGCCGGGTCCGTGCAGAGGGTGAACACCTCCTCGAACTGGTCGACCACCACGTGCAGCTCGGTCCCGGTGTCGGCGTGCAACTGCCGGGCCACCAGGTGCAGCCCGTCGGGGCTGGCCAGCTCGGCGCGCAGCACGGGTGCGGACCGCCCGGTGAGCGCGGCCAGCCGCACCGCGCACTCCTCCACCGGCCGCCGACCCGGCGTGAGCAGCAGGACGGGCCCGGGCAGCCGTGGGCTGAGCCCCGCGCGCAGCACCGAGGACTTGCCGACCCCGGAGGCGCCGAAAAGGGCGACGAAACGCTGTGCGGAAATTCGCCGTACGAGCGTTCCGACGAACTCCGACCGCCCGAAGAACCGTTCCGCGTCCTCGGCCTGAAACGCGGCCAGCCCCACATAAGGCGCCTTACCAGACTGTTCGCCGTTCTCCTCGTCCAGTTCGCCCGAGGGGTTCAGCTGCCTGCACACCGCCCGCCACCGGGCCTCCCACTCGGTCACGTCCCCGCCGCAGGCCCGGGCGTAGGCGAGGGCGGCGGCCAGGCTCGGCAGGCGTTTGCCCCCGGCGGCGTCGGCGAGCGTGGTCGGCGAGTAGTGGCTGCGCCGGGCTAGCTCCCGGTAGGTCGGGCTCCCGGCCCGGACCCGGAGTTCCCGCAGCTCACGGGCGAAGCCGGTGAGCGGGTCGGCGGAGTCGGGCAGCGGTTGCTCGGCACGCGGCATGGTCCCCCCAGACGATCCCCTCGTTGTCCGGAGCCTGTTGTACGACCCAGCACCGTGACACCGGACAACCCTGTGGGCGATTAGACAGGACGTCGACGACCCGCACAGCCGAACGCGGGAAGTCGAACCGGGAAAAGGAATGGGCACGCGGGAACCGGCAGGATTGCCCGGGCCCAGTTCCTCCGGTGACCGCCGGTGCGAAAGGGCCGACCCGGGCAGCGCGTGTCAGGTCGGAGGAACGGAGACCGGCGGTGAGGGGGCAGCGGGGCTGGGGCCCGCGACGCTGCCGAGTTGGGCGGGACCGGACGGCTTCCTCTGGGGGGGGGGGAAGCCGCACCGGTGCCTGGTTCGAGGGGGCCGGGTGGTGGGCACGGGGCGAGGGTGTGCGTGCCCACCTCTCGGCAGCACCGGTCTACCGGGCCACCCGGCGGGCTGGCCGGACCACGGCTTCAGCCATACCTGAACCCGCGCCGCGATCTCCCGGCGTGCTGTTAGCGTCCCCGCCGTCCGGGTATGGCGGACGCGAGCAGGTCAGGAGTGAAGAATGTCTTTGCGCACCAAGGTTTCAGCTGTCGTGATCGGCGCGGCTGCCGTCGCCGGGATGATCGTCACCGCCCCCGGGGCATTCGCCCAGGGCTGTGTGCGGGAGCCCGCTGGCAAGCTGGTCTGCACGGAGTACCCCAGCAGCGGTGGAGTCCTCCGCCTCTACGTGTACACCAACAACACCGTGCAGGGCGAGGACACCGCGGGCCGGAACGTCCACCTCGACAAGGCGGTCCCGGGTGGCTGGGAAGGCCCGCTCGGCGGGGGCGCCGGCTGGACCTCCATCCTGGGCCGTCAGGGCACGTCCTGGCGCGCCTGCGTGAACGTGGGCGGCGGCGCCTACCACTGCACCGTCTTCGCCTGATTGTCAGGACCCCAGCGCCCGCCTGAGCTCGGTCTCGTGCGCGGCGGTCCACTCCCGGGCCGCCGCGATGCGCTCCGGAACCCCGAATTCCCGGAGCCGCACGAGCGAGGCCTCCCCCGCCCCGGCCCCGGCCAGGATCCCGTGCCGGGCGCGGTCCTGCCACCACAGCACGGCGGGCACCAGCGCGGCCGGGTCGGCGAAGCCGTACTCCGCGCACACCGCGGCCATCAGCGGCGCGGCCACCGCGACCTCGGTGGTGTCCTGGCCCAGGTCGAGGAACTGCCAGCACAGGTGGGCCAGGTCGTGCACGCGCTCGCCCGGGGCGGCCAGGTCCCAGTCGAGGAAGGCCACCGGGCGGCCGTCGCGGTAGACGGTGTTGCGCGGGGAGAGGTCGTTGTGGCACCACACCCGGCCCAGCCGGGCCTCGGTGTGGTCGTGCAGCTCGCGCAACAGCCGGGCCACCCCGCGCAGGCCCGGCTCGTGCCGCACGCGGCGCTGGTCGGTCAGCTGCCAGGCGGCCTCGCCGGGCAGGAACTCCAGGATCTCCCAGCCGTCCTCGGCCACGCCCAGGTGGCGGGGTGCGCCCGGCCAGTCGGCGAGGCCGTGCAGCAGCTCACGGACCTGCGCCGAGCGCGGGTGGGGCGGGCGGCGCACGGTGTCGCCGACCCGCAGCACCCGGGTGCGGAAGCCGCCGGGCAGCTCGGTCACCCGGTGTCCCGGCCTGTGGTGATGTGCGGCAACACGGACTCCTCCGAGGACAAGATCAGCGAGGCCCCGCCTCACATGAGGTTGGGCATGATCCCCTCGTTGGAGCCCTGCACGCCCGCGGAGACGATCTCGTGCGCGACGGTCTCCCGCGCCCAGACCTCCTCGGCGATGCGGGCGGCGGACTTGCTGCGGCCCGCGACCGACTTGACCATGCCACCGGCGGAGAGCAGCGCGATGAAGACCTCATCGCGCCCGGCGCCGTCCGGCTCGTCGAACAGCAGCGGGCGCAGGCGGGCCTTGACCTCGTCGCGGCGCGCGGTGTCGGCGAGCAGCCAGGTGGTGCTGGTGAAGATCAGGCGCTTGCGCTCGGTGCGCTTCTCCACCGCGCCCTGCTCGGCCAGGCGGGACAGCACGCGGTCCTTCTGTCCAGGGGCGAGGGCGGCGATCGCGTCCTTGATCACCGAGCCCTTGGCCTGCTCCAGCGTGGCCAGCGCCTCGTCCAGGGCGGCGCTGCCGGTGGGGCTGTCGTCCTCGACGAACACCCGGTTGTCCTCGTCGAAGAGCTCCAGCCGGTCCAGGTGGGCGAGCTCGACCATGAGGGTCACGGCGAACAGGCCGTCCAGGTTGCGGCGCGTGGCCCACTGGCCCTGCTCGTCCAGGAGCAGCAGCGCGAGGTCGTCGGCGAGGGCGGTCACGGTGTCGTTCACGGGCCCGATCCTCTCAGGTCGGCTCCGGCGCCACCCGGACTGGTGCGCCGCAGCAGGTCCAGGGCGGTGTCCAGCGCGGCTTCCAGGTGGTCGGGGCGGCCGGTGGACAGCAGCACGGACACCCCGCCCTGCACGGCCGCGAGCAGGGCGGCGGCGGTGCGGTCGGTGTCCAGGGCCGGGTCGATCTCGCCCAGGGCCTGCATGCGGGCCACCCCGGCGCGCAGCGAGGCCTGCCAGCGGGACAGCAGCGTGGCGGTGACCTCGCGCGCGGCCGGGGTGCCCCGCCCGACCTCGGCCAGCAGCACGCCCATCGCGCAGTGCACGCCCTGCGCGGTGTACCGGGCCACCACGGTGTCCCGCCAGTCCCGCCAGTCCTGCCACGAGCCGAGCCCGGACAGGTACGGCTCCTGGTCCAGCAGCACCTGGTCGGCCTCGTACCGGGCCACCGCGAGCAGCAGCTCCTCCTTGCCGCCGGGGAAGTAGTGGAAGATCTGCCCCTTGCTGGTGGCGGTGCGCGCCCGCACGTCGTCCAGGGTGGTCTCGGCCGCGCCCAGCTCGCGGATCACCGCCGCCGCGCCCTCGACGATGCGCTGCCGCGTGGCCGCGCCCTTGGCACTCAACCCGGTCACCGGGACCCCCTCATTTTCTGGACTTGCCGGTCCACTTTACGCGGAGCACTGTGGCGGCCATGCGAACCGTGTTGATCGAAGAACTGGGCGGCCCGGAACAGCTCAAGCTGGTGAACCGCCCCACCCCGGTGCCCGGTCCGGGCGAGGTCCTGGTGGACGTCGCGGCGGCGGGTGTGAACTTCATGGACACCGGCACCCGCCGGCTGGGCCCGCCCGACGGCAGGCTGCCGGTGGCCCCCGGCGTGGAGGGCGCGGGCCGGGTGCGCGCGCTGGGCCCGGACGTCACCGGCGTGGCGGTCGGCGACCGGGTGGCCTGGGTCTACGCCTACGGCTCCTACGCCGACCAGCTCGTCCTGCCCGCGGCCTCGGTGGTCCCGGTGCCGGAGGACGTCCCGGACGAGGTCGCGGCGGGCCTGATGATGCAGGGCATCACCGCGCACCACTTCGCCACCGAGGCGGCCCCGGTGACGGCGGGCCAGACCGTGCTGGTGCACGCGGCGGCGGGCGGGGTCGGCCAGAAGCTGGTGCAGCTGGCCAAGCTCGCGGGCGCGACGGTGATCGGCCTGGTGTCCAACGAGGCCAAGGTGGCCCCGGTGCGCGAGCTGGGCGCGGACCACGTGCTGGTCTCCACCGGCGAGGCGTTCACCGAGCGCGTGCTGGCACTGACCGGCGGCGAGGGCGTGCACACCGTCTTCGACGGCGGCGGCGCGACCACGTTCCGGGCGTCCCTGTCGGTCCTGCGGCGCAACGGCACGCTGGTGTACTTCGGGCCGCTGATCGGCGAGGTGCCGACGGTGAACCTGTGGGACCTGCCGCGCAGCATCAAGCTCGTCTACGCGGTCTTCCAGGACCACATCCCCACCCCCGAGGCGCTGCGCGCGGTGTCGGCGGAACTGTTCGGCCTGGTGCGGGCGGGCAAGCTGCGGGTGGACATCGGCGGCCGGTACCCGCTGGCCGAGGCCGAGCGGGCGCACCGGGACATCGAGTCGCGGCGGACCACGGGCAAGCTGCTGCTCATCCCCTGACCGCTCAGCGGTGCGCGCGCTGCCAGAGCGCGGGCCACCCGCCCCGGCCCAGCAACGCGGCCGGGACGAGCAGCCCGCGCCCGGCGAGCTCCGCCACGGGCGCGCCGAGCTCGGCCGCCGCGGGCAGGGCCTGCTGCCACGGGCCCTCCCGGTCGTACAGGTCGCTGGCGGGGAACCCCGGTACCGCCGACTCCCCAGCCGCGACCACCCGCACCGCACCGTCCACTGTGGAGCAGGTGGCCAGGATCGCCAGCGCGCACAGCATCTCGGGCGTGGGCCTGCGCGCCACCGACCGGCCCAGCACCGGGTCACCGACCAGCTCCCCCAGCGCCGCCCGCACCGTGCGTGCCACCACGTCCAAGGCGCGGGCGGGTACGAGCTCGGGGCGGCGCACCAGGGCGCGCAATGACCGGGGCAGCGGAACATCCTCGGCGAGCGGGGCCAGTGGCCCGGGACCGTCGAGCCCGCACACGGCCGTGGCCAGGGGCTGGACGCGGGAGGCCCGCCACAGCGTGGCCGCACCGAGCCCGGCGTCCAGGGCGGTGCGCAGCAGCTCGACGTGCTCGGCCACGCCGAGCCGCTTGAGCGCGATCACCGCCGCCTCCGGCTCGAAGTCGGCGTGCGGACCGAGGTGCCGCGCCAGCGCGACGTAGGTGCGCCGGGCCGAGGCCACCCGCGCCGACGCCAGCTCCCGCTCCACCCCGGCGACCAGGGCCCCGGTGAGCCGGACGGGCAGTCGGCTCGCCCCGGCCCGGCCCCCATCCCGAGCACGCACCGGCGGCACGGCCGGCAGGGGTTCGGGCACGGTCACCGGGAGCTTGGCCACCCAGCGCTTGAGGCGGGCCAGCAGCTCCGGGTCGGCGTCGTCGTTGAACCGCCCGCGCACCTCGTAGACGTACCAGCCCCCGGTGTGCCGCCGGAGGTCGAGGTTGGCCACGATCCGACCGTCCGCCGGGTCCCGCAACGCCATCAGCACGCACTGCCCGCGCTGGGCCTGCGCGTGGTACCAGGACTCCCCGAGGCAGTTGCCCATGTACCCGGACCAAGCGGCCAGCTGCCGGGGCTCACGGCCGATCTCCGCGACCAGCCCCGTGCCCGGGATGACCTGCTTGTCCACAGTGGACAACTGGTCGGGGACGGGGAAGAAGCCGGTGCTGGCCTCGGCGACCGCGATGGCCGCGTCGACCCCCGCCACCAGCTCGGACCAGCTCCTGCAACGCGGCGGCGGGGCCGCACCGAAGGCGACCAGCTGGGCGAGCTCGGCGACCGCCAGCGGTACCGAGTCCGGCCGCCGGTCCTCCGGCGGCGTGCGGTAGTCCAGGGTGGGAACCGCCCGCCCCAGCCGAGCGGTGGCGCGGTCGAGGCCGTGGAAGGGCGCCAGCGCGTCGGCGAGGTCGGCCAGCCACAGCAGGTCGTGCGGCTGTTCCACCGCGACCGGGTCGGCCTCGGGCTCGGCGGCCAGCCGCAGGTCCAGCGTGGCCACCGGGCCGTCGGGGTGCGCGTCGGCCAGCGGCCGCTGTTCCCAGTCGCCCGGCGCCCGGGTGAAGCCCGCCACGGCCCGCCACTGGCGCAGCCGTCCGGCCTGCCAGGGCTGGCAGTCGTCCCAGCACTCGTGCAGGGGCCGCCCGTCCAGCACGGCCAGCCGCTCGACCACCGCGTCGAGGACGACCACGCCGTAGTTGCGGGCCATGGCCAGCCGGGTGCGCACCGCGGTCTCGGTCTTCCCGGTGATCCTCCGGTCCGCACCGACCGACTGGAGGATCTGGTGCAGGTAGACCCCCGGGCGCGCCGGATGGCTGTACCCGTTCTCCGGGCGGCGGGCGGCGGCGTTCCGCGCGTTCCGGGAGAGGCAGCCGTCCGCCGCCTCCAGCTCGGCGCGGTGCCTCCGCACGGCGAACGGGACGCCGTGCTCGTGCACACTCCTGGCCAGGCGCAGCAGGGCGGTGGCCGCGATCGCGTCGTGCAGCAGGCGGCGCAGCTCGGCGGCGGCCCACTGCCGGGGCGGCTGCCAGCGTGCGGCCTCGGCCAGCGACGGGATCCCGGCGAAGCTCTGGTGCAGCTCGCGCAGGACCGCCTCGTCGTAGTGGTCACCGTGGCGTTCGCGCAGCCTGTCGATCCGGTCGGCGCCGGTCTGCCTGGCGGCCAGCCCGGCCAGGTCCTCCCGGTGCGCCAGCCGCTCACACAGCTCCTGCCACAGGCTGAGCACCAGCGTGAGGCGCCGGGGCCGGGGGTAACCACCCAGGACCCGGGACAGGTGCTCGGCCACGGTCGAGGTGGCGCCCCGCCCGAACGGGTCAGTCCCGGCCGGGGCGCGCAGGGCGAGCAGCTGCTCGACCTGCTCCGGACCGAGCAGGTCCGAGGCGGCCGACGCCAGGCCCAGTGCCGCCCACTGCCGCTCGCCGACCGCGGTGTGCGCGGCCGCGCCGACCCGCTTGGTGGCCGAGGTGCCGAACAACGCCACCAGCACGGCGTTCCGGTCGCCCAGCCGGTGCGCGCCATCGGCGCCCAGCAACCGCAGGCCGGCGAGCACGGCGTCCCGCCGGTCCCCGGGAGCCCCGGCCAGGCAGGCCGAGGTGAAGCCGCCGCCCAGGTCGATGCCCGCCGCGGCGGCCTCGGTCAGCGGGAGGAGCTCCCGGACCGCCGCCCGGACCGCCACCGGGGTGGCGTCAGCCGGGCCGACGACCACCGGCGCACCGGGTGGGTGTGCCCCGGACCGGTCCTCAACGGGGGCGGCGGTGGGCAGCCAGCACCGGGTCCCGGGTGCGGTGGTCAAACCGAAGGCGAGCTGTACTGACATCGCCGTCCATTATTCGCACCAGCGCCAGCGAAATTCAGCCCTCGGTCACGTGCCGCCGGGACTGCACGACCGCGAAGCGCCCCGTCACGTACGCGGGATCGGTCAGCGCGGCGGTGGCGGCCGGGTTGGCCCCGGTGCCGTGGAAGTCGCTGAAGGCCGCCGCCTGGTTGACGAAGATGCCCTGGGTGAGGTTCTCCGACAGGTGCACGCCCGCCTCCAGGGCCGCCTCCCGGGTGTCCTCGACGACCGCGTCGCTGGTGGAGTAGACCGCGGCGGTCAAGGCGCCCTTGGCCCGTACCGTGCGGCGCAGCAGGTCCAGGGAGTGCGCCGTGGAGTCGGTGGTGACCACGAAGGAGACCGGGCCGAACCACTCGCGGGTGTAGACCTGTTCGGCCGCGGCGTCCAGGCGCACCACCAGCGGCAGCGTGGCGTGGGCCAGCGGGCCCAGGCGTTCGGCCTCGCGCACGCGCTCGCGCACGCCGTCGTTGACCAGGGCGCCCAGCACGTTGGCCGCCCGCACCGGGTCGGCCAGCAGGGTGTCCATCGCCGCGCCCAGGTCGGCGGCGAACTGCTCCGGGCTGCGCTGGCCGACCTCCGTGGTGATCCCGTTGCGGGGCACCAGGATGTTCTGCGGGGTGGTGCACATCTGTCCACTGTAGAGGGACAGCGAGTGGGCCAGGTTGCGCAGCAGGCCCGGGTAGTCGTCGGTGGAGTCCACCACGACCGTGTTCAGGCCCGACTTCTCCGTGTACACCACGGCCTGGCGGGCGTTGGCCTCCAGCCAGTTCCCGAACTCGGTGGAGCCGGTGAAGTCCACGATGCGCACGTCCGGGTGGGTGGCCAGCTCGGCCGCGATCGGCTCGTCCGGGGCCTCCACGGCCAGCGTCACCAGGTTCGGGTCGAACCCGGCCTCGGCCAGCACCTCACGGGCCACCGCCACGGTCAGCGCCAGCGGCAGCACCGCCAGCGGGTGCGGCTTCACGATCACCGGGTTGCCGGTGACCAGGCTGGCGAACAGGCCCGGGTAGCCGTTCCAGGTGGGGAAGGTGTTGCAGGCCACCACGAGCGCGATGCCACGCGGTACCACGGTGTAGGTCTTGTCCAGGACCAGCGCGCCGCCCTTGGCCGGCTTGTGCCAGCGCGCGCTGCGCGGCTGCCGGGTCTGCTCGGCGTAGGCGTAGGCGATGGCCTCCAGGCCGCGTTCCTGGGCGTGCGGGCCGCCGGACTGGAAGGCCATCACGAACGACTGGCCGGTGGTGTGCTGGGTGGCGTGGGCGATCTCGAAGCTGCGCGCGTTCAGGCGCGACAGCACCTCGATCGCCACCCCGGCCCGGATGGACGGGCCCGCGTCGCGCCACTCGCGCCTGCCCGCCTTGGCCGCCTCGACCAGCGCCGCCGGGTCGCAGCGCGGGTAGCGCACGCCCAGGGCCAGGCCGTGCGGGGACTTCTCGGTGGCCACGTACTCCAGGAAACCGGGCTGGTCCAGGGGGAAGTCCTGGCCCAGCACGGCCTGGAAGGCGGCCTCGCCCTCGGTGGCCGCCTGCTCGCCGTAGTTCGCGCGGCTGGGGACTTCCGGGAACGGCGAGTAGTACTCGCGGGTGTCGATGGCCTCGACCGCCCGGTCCAGCAGCTCGGCGTGCCGGGCGTGGAAGTCCTGCGCGGACAAACCCTCTCCTCGCGTCAGTGGCGAACGGTGGCTGAGCAGGCGGATGATCACAGTCGGGCCAGCAGTCCCATCGGGTTCTCGACGGCGTCCGCGACGAAGCGCAGGAAGCCGCCCGCCACGCCGCCGTCGCAGACGCGGTGGTCGAAGGTGAACGACAGCTGCGTGACCTTGCGGACGGCCAGCTGCCCGTCCACCGCCCACGGGCGGTCGATGATGCGGCCGACACCGAGCATCGCGGCCTCCGGGTGGTTGATGATCGGCGTGGAGCCGTCCACGCCGAACACACCGTAGTTGTTCAGGGTGAACGTGCCGCCGGTCAGGTCCGCCGGTTCGAGGGTGCCCGCGCGGGCCCGCTCGGTCAGCGCGGCCATCGCGGCGGCCAGCTCGGCCGTGCTCATCTTGTCCGCGCCGCGCACCACCGGGACCACCAGGCCGCGGTCGGTCTGGGCGGCGAAGCCCAGGTTGACGTGCGGCCAGCGCAGGATCTCCCGCGCCTGGGTGTCCACCGAGGCGTTCAGCTCGGGGAAGCGCTTGAGCCCGGCCACGCAGATCCGGCCGAGCAGCGCCAGCAGGCTGATCTTCTGCTCCGGGCAGGCCGCCTGGACCTGGGCCTTGGCCGTCATCAGGCCGGTGGCGTCGGCGTCGACCCAGGTGGTGGCGTCCGGGATCTCGGCGCGGCTGCGGCTGAGCTTGTCCGCCACCGCCCGCCGGATCCCGCGCAGCGGCACGCGTTCCGGGCCACCGGCCTCGGGCATCGGCACCGCGACGGCCTCGCTGGCCGCGATCGCGGCCTCCACGTCCTTGCGCAGCACGATCCCGGCCGGTCCGCTCGGGACCAGCGTGGCCAGGTCGATGCCGTGTTGTTTGGCCAGCCCGCGCACCAGGGGGTTGATCACCCTGGGCGCGAGCTGCGTCTGGGGGGCGGGCACCGCGGCCACCAGCGCGGGCTGGGGCGCGGCCTTGCGGCGACGGCGGCGCGAACCGCCGTCGTCCTTGGTGCCGTAGCCGATGAGCACGTTGCCCGAGCCGCTCTTCTCCTCGGGCGCCTTGGTGCCCGCGCGCTCCTCGGTGCGGTAGGTCTCGTGCACGCCGCCGCCGGAGACGGTGATCAGCGGCTTGCCCACGGCCAGCGTGGCGCCGGGCTGGCCGTGCAGGGCCACCACGGTGCCCGCGAACGGGATCGGCACCTCGACCGCGGCCTTGGCGGTCTCCACCTCGACCACGATCTGGTCCACGGTGACCTCGTCACCCACCGCGACGTGCCAGGTCAGCACGTCCGCCTCGGTCAGGCCCTCGCCGAGGTCGGGCAGGTTGAAGACCTGCTCGCTCATGCCACCACCTCGGTGACGTAGCGCAGGTCCGGCTTGTCGTCGCGCTGCAGCCGGTCCAGCGTGTCCAGCACCCGGTCCACGCCCGGCAGGTGGGCGTGCTCGAGCATGGGCGGCGGGTAGGGGATGTCGAAGCCGCTGACGCGCAGCACCGGGGCCTGCAACGAGTGGAAGCAGCGCTCCTGCACGCGGGCGGCGATCTCCGCGCCGACCCCGGCGAAGCCCTGGGCCTCCTGCACGACCACGCAGCGGCCGGTGCGGCGTACCGAGGCGGCCACGGTCTCGTCGTCGAAGGGCACGAGGCTGCGCAGGTCGACGACCTCCACGTCCCAGCCCTCCTCGGCGGCTGCCTCGGCGGCCTGCAGCGCGACCGGGGTGGAGGGGCCGTAGGAGACGAGCGTGACGTCGGTGCCGCGGCGGCGGACGGCGGCGCGGCCGAACGGCTCGCCCCGGCGCAGCTCCACGTCGGCCTTGGCCCAGTACAGCTTCTTCGGCTCCAGGAAGACGACCGGGTCCGGGT
Proteins encoded in this region:
- a CDS encoding WD40 repeat domain-containing protein, with translation MPRAEQPLPDSADPLTGFARELRELRVRAGSPTYRELARRSHYSPTTLADAAGGKRLPSLAAALAYARACGGDVTEWEARWRAVCRQLNPSGELDEENGEQSGKAPYVGLAAFQAEDAERFFGRSEFVGTLVRRISAQRFVALFGASGVGKSSVLRAGLSPRLPGPVLLLTPGRRPVEECAVRLAALTGRSAPVLRAELASPDGLHLVARQLHADTGTELHVVVDQFEEVFTLCTDPAEREAFLALLLHAVRAETSRVRVVLGVRTDFLTHCAAHAELATALRDAQVLLGPMTADELREAVTRPALAAGQRLESALLAVLMAEAAGRPGALPLVSHALLETWFRRRGNTLTLRGYQEAGGIAHAIARTAETVYAGLDEAGQGIARDLFLRLTTLGEGTEDTRRRVGRGELDSSPAAAHVVEALTAARLVTADRDTLEISHEVLLHAWPRLHDWLSADREGLRTHRQLTEAAATWESLHRDPAALYRGTRLDRALDWAAGDGASMTVREREFLAASRSEREREREHGRRRQRRQRQLSVAVVVFALIASLAAVVASVQWGIAADQRDEATFRQVVSEADRLAEADPTLSAQLLVAAHRMRPEDEAVRSRLVSTRTRPLATSTVAHQRRVHQVAYGQGGTLLASVGEEGGVRLWEVRDRLKLSPLGGPLTDGGGARLNSARFSPDSTQLVAVGHDGRLLRWDVRDPARSRRLSDLATGLDVDTYELAFHPDGRRVATAHSDGVVRVWDLGDREHPKLWREWAVGPDRASAGVAFSPDGRLLATGGDSGVVDVWDLDNLSRPLRTVETGQNAVYSLAFRPDSAVLATAGGNGVLRLWRVADGGQLGLPVAAHSRDVWQVAFNAEGTVLVTAGADGTAVLWNVTDPAATTRLGVRLSGGGSILYGAAISPDGTVLATADNDGRIRLWDLPSDLLVGHRDTVDSVDVRPDGKLVAIGDRGNTIRLWSTVDGERPAPAGEIPPPPGLRTCTHCQSQLRFGPDGRLLVALTGGHLLRLFDLTEPAHPVLLREERLGTVYTSSIALSPDGRVLVVNSDDHVTSLWDIADPRQPKPLHTLPRRPGEIGALAFRPDGAVLAVSGSDNQLVLWNVSDPANPRWLGAGAIEGLGGILEFSPDGTTIAEASEEPRVWLWDVRDPTRPSRDPDPLTGHTKEVGTVRWSADGAHLVTSGGDNSVRRWHLANRQGAPVAEGGGKVLAFLPGGRLLTGEGRNTVRVVDLDPERAVDRVCRTAGSLDGPRWRQHLPGVPPQEMCPGTS
- a CDS encoding phosphotransferase — encoded protein: MTELPGGFRTRVLRVGDTVRRPPHPRSAQVRELLHGLADWPGAPRHLGVAEDGWEILEFLPGEAAWQLTDQRRVRHEPGLRGVARLLRELHDHTEARLGRVWCHNDLSPRNTVYRDGRPVAFLDWDLAAPGERVHDLAHLCWQFLDLGQDTTEVAVAAPLMAAVCAEYGFADPAALVPAVLWWQDRARHGILAGAGAGEASLVRLREFGVPERIAAAREWTAAHETELRRALGS
- a CDS encoding GOLPH3/VPS74 family protein, with amino-acid sequence MNDTVTALADDLALLLLDEQGQWATRRNLDGLFAVTLMVELAHLDRLELFDEDNRVFVEDDSPTGSAALDEALATLEQAKGSVIKDAIAALAPGQKDRVLSRLAEQGAVEKRTERKRLIFTSTTWLLADTARRDEVKARLRPLLFDEPDGAGRDEVFIALLSAGGMVKSVAGRSKSAARIAEEVWARETVAHEIVSAGVQGSNEGIMPNLM
- a CDS encoding TetR/AcrR family transcriptional regulator; the protein is MTGLSAKGAATRQRIVEGAAAVIRELGAAETTLDDVRARTATSKGQIFHYFPGGKEELLLAVARYEADQVLLDQEPYLSGLGSWQDWRDWRDTVVARYTAQGVHCAMGVLLAEVGRGTPAAREVTATLLSRWQASLRAGVARMQALGEIDPALDTDRTAAALLAAVQGGVSVLLSTGRPDHLEAALDTALDLLRRTSPGGAGADLRGSGP
- a CDS encoding quinone oxidoreductase family protein, with product MRTVLIEELGGPEQLKLVNRPTPVPGPGEVLVDVAAAGVNFMDTGTRRLGPPDGRLPVAPGVEGAGRVRALGPDVTGVAVGDRVAWVYAYGSYADQLVLPAASVVPVPEDVPDEVAAGLMMQGITAHHFATEAAPVTAGQTVLVHAAAGGVGQKLVQLAKLAGATVIGLVSNEAKVAPVRELGADHVLVSTGEAFTERVLALTGGEGVHTVFDGGGATTFRASLSVLRRNGTLVYFGPLIGEVPTVNLWDLPRSIKLVYAVFQDHIPTPEALRAVSAELFGLVRAGKLRVDIGGRYPLAEAERAHRDIESRRTTGKLLLIP
- the paaN gene encoding phenylacetic acid degradation protein PaaN, with product MSAQDFHARHAELLDRAVEAIDTREYYSPFPEVPSRANYGEQAATEGEAAFQAVLGQDFPLDQPGFLEYVATEKSPHGLALGVRYPRCDPAALVEAAKAGRREWRDAGPSIRAGVAIEVLSRLNARSFEIAHATQHTTGQSFVMAFQSGGPHAQERGLEAIAYAYAEQTRQPRSARWHKPAKGGALVLDKTYTVVPRGIALVVACNTFPTWNGYPGLFASLVTGNPVIVKPHPLAVLPLALTVAVAREVLAEAGFDPNLVTLAVEAPDEPIAAELATHPDVRIVDFTGSTEFGNWLEANARQAVVYTEKSGLNTVVVDSTDDYPGLLRNLAHSLSLYSGQMCTTPQNILVPRNGITTEVGQRSPEQFAADLGAAMDTLLADPVRAANVLGALVNDGVRERVREAERLGPLAHATLPLVVRLDAAAEQVYTREWFGPVSFVVTTDSTAHSLDLLRRTVRAKGALTAAVYSTSDAVVEDTREAALEAGVHLSENLTQGIFVNQAAAFSDFHGTGANPAATAALTDPAYVTGRFAVVQSRRHVTEG